Proteins found in one Plasmodium relictum strain SGS1 genome assembly, chromosome: 13 genomic segment:
- the MAPK1 gene encoding mitogen-activated protein kinase 1, putative, giving the protein MPKEQTKQLKNSDEVDDNVLKKYEIIKKIGKGAYGIVFKAKCKKNNKIVAVKKIFDAFQNSTDAQRTFREIMFLYQLNGHDNIIRLMDVLKAKNDNDIYLVFDYMETDLHEVIKADLLEEIHKKYIIYQLLRALKYIHSGLLLHRDIKPSNILLNSECHIKVADFGLARSISTEVNENKIPVLTDYVATRWYRAPEILLGSTNYTEGVDMWSLGCIMGELLSGKPLFRGNSTMNQLEKIIEIIGKPNRRDIEDIKSPFAETIISSFVDNKKKSLSDVFHKASKESLDLLQKLLQFNPSKRISAENALKHKYVEQFHSIIDEPICKKVITIPINDSTKYKVNFYRNIVYFDIMRRKKYYSKDIKKNNQKKIEENLIKANCSAENKKDTKEKEKNKKKNKKTISITSNNNNIIYNKLNNNNKSVISPQMDYSKNNEISHLKGKKYILEKTYDDNKTFKYKHAKNLKKNYEKDRGINSYMLNQHNKNVISNSNEKHYYEHTDDKKINNGIDIYYY; this is encoded by the coding sequence ATGCCTAAAGAACAAACCAAACAACTGAAAAATTCAGATGAAGTAGATGataatgtattaaaaaaatatgagataataaaaaaaataggaaaaGGAGCATATGGAATTGTATTTAAAgcaaaatgtaaaaaaaataacaaaatagtagcagtgaaaaaaatatttgacgCATTTCAAAATTCAACAGATGCTCAAAGAACTTTTAGAGAgattatgtttttatatcAATTAAATGGTCatgataatataataagGCTAATGGATGTTTTGAAGgcaaaaaatgataatgatatatatttagtGTTTGATTACATGGAAACAGACTTACATGAAGTAATTAAAGCAGATTTATTAGaagaaatacataaaaaatatataatatatcaaTTATTAAGagcattaaaatatatacattctGGTTTATTATTACATCGTGATATCAAGCCTTCAAACATACTTTTAAATTCAGAATGCCATATAAAAGTAGCTGATTTTGGTTTAGCTAGAAGTATATCAACAGAAGtcaatgaaaataaaataccaGTTTTAACTGATTATGTTGCAACAAGATGGTATAGGGCCCCCGAAATTTTATTAGGTAGTACTAATTATACAGAGGGAGTAGACATGTGGTCACTTGGTTGTATTATGGGGGAATTGTTAAGTGGAAAACCTTTATTTAGAGGAAATTCTACTATGAATCAactagaaaaaattattgaaattATTGGAAAACCCAATAGAAGAGATATTGAAGATATAAAATCCCCCTTTGCTGAAACTATTATTTCATCTTTTGTtgacaataaaaaaaaaagtttatctGATGTTTTTCATAAAGCATCAAAAGAATCTCTAGATTTACTTCAAAAATTGTTACAATTTAATCCATCAAAAAGAATAAGCGCAGAAAATGCTCTCAAACATAAATATGTTGAACAATTTCATTCTATTATTGATGAACCTATTTGTAAAAAAGTCATCACTATTCCTATTAACGATAGTACAAAATATAAAGTGaatttttatagaaatattGTCTATTTTGATATTATGCGTAGAAAAAAGTATTACtcaaaagatataaaaaaaaacaatcaaaaaaaaatagaagaaaatttaattaaagcAAATTGTTCAgcagaaaacaaaaaagacaccaaagaaaaagagaaaaataaaaaaaaaaataaaaaaactattaGCATTactagtaataataataatattatttataataaattgaataacaataataaatcTGTTATTTCTCCTCAAATGgattattcaaaaaataatgaaatctCCCATTTAAAAggcaaaaaatatattcttgaAAAAACTtatgatgataataaaactttcaaatataaacatgctaaaaatttaaaaaaaaattacgaAAAGGATAGAGGAATAAATAGTTATATGCTAAAtcaacataataaaaatgttattagTAATAGTAATGAAAAACATTATTATGAACATActgatgataaaaaaattaataacgGAAttgatatttattattattaa